GTACTAAACATCACCACGTGTGTGCCATGGAGTGCCACCTATCTCCAGTGCTCTAGGTGCTGTCACAGCCCTAAGTGCTGGGGGATGGCACAAAAGTCAACTAAACTAACCTCCCACTATTCCTCTCCAGCCTCTATGGAAATATACTTTGATCAAGCTGTAGCCGTTTGAAGAATACTGGGGGAGAGGCATCCCCCTTCCGGGTTAACCACAGTGCTTTCATACTGCTTTTCAGACTCGCTTTCCCTACCACTCCCTTTTGTGTCCCTTCACGCAAACAAATGCTGTAGccaatccccccccccatcaaagaCAAAGATGGAGCTGCAGTTTTAAaccaccctctctctcccccttctatTGGGCTGAAGAAAATGTTCTTTACATAAGATATGTTCAGTGATACTGCCCAGCAGAGACCAAGTTAGCTGATACAAGCATCTTTGTAGAgatgggagcagcagcagagtgctAGTAAACGTAAATTAtttataaacaataaataaattagaaagtGGGAGGCAACATGAGCCCTGACAGAGGGCTGCTTTGTTCTTCTGCTCCCAGTGTTCAGGAGAGAGTAGAGGATATGCTGTGTTCTGCTCAAACCACCCACTAAAGAAGTGAAAGGAAAGGGTCTGGGTCCAGATTCTTAACGCAATGACCAACTATAGATCAACCAGTAGTAAAAGAATAGGGTTTACCTGCAGTAGGTTGGATCTAAACacctcttgttttttaaaaagagggtttGTTTTGTGGGTACGGCAGCGAAGACTGGAACTCTAGAGTCTTGCGtttgattccctgttctgccacagatttcctgtgggaCTTTGTGTTAGTCACGTAGGCACAGATCCTCAAAAGCATTTAGGCACTTCACGCcctttgaaatccatgggagtgaGGTAACTAATACCTTTAAGGtattagtctctctgtgctgcagttccccatctgtagaacaggaataatgcttccctacctaACCAAGGTGTTAAGAGGATACATTAATTTGTAAGCTACTCAGAtactataagaaaaggagtacttgtggcaccttagagactatactATAGTGATTGGGCCCATATAAGAATTGTTTAGGGTGATATAAAGAGGTGTAATtaggaataatgggatgaaataaAGTTGAAGACTTTTATGCCAAATATCAGCAATAGCTTCCTAAGAAGGAGATATGAGAATCTGCAGGAAAGTGGAAGAAGTTCCCTCATGTGAGACCATTTAAATTAGGCTTGTGAAAAAATAGCAGATGTGTACAGTAGCTGTAGGGAACAGTCTTgcatgggcagggagagggacatAAATGAGTGTGTATCTCGAACTCCTATGCATCTATGAAGAGAAAGTATCTTAAAAGAATCCTGCTCTTTATAATTTGAATCTGTTTGGTAACTGTTTGCAAGTAAATGTAAAGCAGTTATCAGTGATGCCAACTCTTATGAGCCTCATAATGATATCAGATGTtattcttaaagcctcagcttaTGAAGTGATATGGTTACATGAGAATctccacttttttattttttaaatacaagctTTCAGCCCTCATgtttacagagaaaagcttgaaaacttgaaCCCTGAAGGCTCCGCAAAAGGCAAATAAGAACCCCCcagattaattatttttaaccaaTCTCATTATTTgtttgaggcctgactcatggtttttgaacagttggggctggcagtacTGGCATTCTCTGGATTTTTATATCAAATGGCAAATACTTCTTAAATTTAGGAAGAGCTCTTACTGAAACGGTAAATTAGGCTTGTGAAGGATTGCTGCCACCTACAGACAAGACTTGAAAACAGAACACAGTATTATTGTAAGCCTGCAAGACACCAGGTTTATGTACTTAGTGACCACTTCACTAGCTGCCTCAAAGCCAAGTTCTCTCCCTACAAACTAAGGTtggattctgctctcaattacctTAGTGGAACTTAATTGTTGTCAGAGAAgtgacatcagtgtaaatgagagcagttTTGGAGTATAACCTTGGTTATGAATgagtgttctctgtgtgtgtattaaaaTATACCAAGCAACATTGCATATGGTATTGGAATCAATTTACCTGCAGATCTAAGGTTTCGTAGTGCAATTCAAAGTATATAGTCTTAATGCTTCACCGAATACTTGCATTTAATAGAGGTGTTGCAATTATGTGTGtgtccaagagcagaatttgacccaaaacaTGTCATGGCATATAGTTAATGCCATTTATGTCAATCTAGGATGCTGCGTGTTGCTGAATGTGGCGACCTGTTTCAGTTTTATCAGGAGTTGAATCATTAAATTCACCATCTGACCATGTAGCATAACAAATATCACTCGGCAAAAAATAGAATGAAAAAATGCACTGTCATTTGCCTACCACCAGTTTGGATAGTGAATATACTGAACAAAGAGCAAACTAGCAGACAGCAAGTTATCCAAGATCTCTCTAGCATGACTGTCTACTTGCCTTACATTCAAATAGTTTTGTTCATTTCACATGATCACCATTTATAATAAACCAtgacacagagatcatgaaaaaAGAACAAAGTTGTAAGCTTATGTGATGTCCCCTGTAAAGCTGTTCGATTCTTGATGCAGTTTCCATTTCTTGGGGCTGTAGTAGTGGCTAAGAAATGCATTTCCAATCCAGCAGAAGATACTTGAGATTTGGGGCTTGTCTTATTAACTGATTTGTAGAGCTGCACTAAAGAATTTGAGGGGCTAGTAGGAAGTCTTTATAGTTAAAATCCAGCCAGGAGCATAAATCAGACAttcaaaccccaaacaaaccaaatCCGTGATCGTGTTATTCTCTCAGCTACCAATGCATCCTACTCTCATGTTGCCCAGCAACAAAAAATGAACCCGGCAGCTTTCCTGCCATCCGTGGGATCTTTATAGAAGCCAAAGAGGCAGCCTGAATCTCAAACAGTAAGAAATACTGGTGGGTTCAATTCTCTTAGAAAAGATGCACAAAGTGCTGATGCATATGGCATGACTGCACTGATGCCATAAAAGGAGTGCTAGGGTTTTGATCAGGTCTTAAGCATTCAGCTTACACAAGTAAAGGGAGCTAGAAAGGGAACAAGGTGTTAAATAAAGAGTGTCTTCTGAAAATGATCTCAAATGTCATTTGCTCTTAGGTCTGGCTGGTTTTGCTCGTCTTTGTCCTGGAGATCAATATGAGGTAAGTATCGTGTCAGTTTCCTTAGTATAAAATAAGCGGGGGGGATTTCCATCACTTTGTACGTGATCCTGAAAGTAACTTATTGTGGTGACACCTCTGGAAAGAGCTGCTTTTTCCTCATGTATATAGCAAGAAAAGCCCCACTGTTGTCTTTATGACTGAATGTGTCAACAGTGAAGACTTCAAGATCAGATCTAAAGTACTGGATAAAGGCTATTAAGATAACAATAGGTCtgtctttagttttgttttagaaaGAAATCATGTCTCACAATACCTTATTCTTGGCATAAGTCTCCAATTCTTCTATGCAGAAGATGCCTCATTTATCCAGTCAGGGCAGATTGAATAGAACAAATCTATTAGAGCAACCCTATATCAACGGGACATTAATACCAGGACAGAatatatatataggaatgacagaataggttgtgctggtgggggagtgtcactatatgtgaaagaaagcatagagtcaaatatagtaaaaatcttaaatgaatcaaactgtaccacagaatccctatggatagaaattccatgcttgaataataagaatatagcagtaggaatatactaccaaccatctgaccaggatggtgatggtgaatCAACTGAAATGCTCAGGTTGATtaaagaggctataaaaatagaaaactcaataatggGGATTTCAACTCTCCTCATTTTGACTGGGTACCTGTCACCTaggacaggatgcagaaataaagtttctagacaccattaatgactgctttttggagacaggataccggactagatggaccactgaactgactcagtatggccattcttatatcaACCTTTATTAGATGCAGATCAAAACCAACTAGAACCTTTGGAAGTCAGTAGTTTGATAAAAGATCCCTCCCCTTTTACCAAAACCCACTTATTTTTCCACCAGTCAccatttcttatttacagtggCAGGCCCTCCATAGGGGGCAGCGAGCTCACTAGCTAGTAGCAGGTCCCCTCTACAGAAGACTGGCCAGGCAGCCTAATTCTCCCATACCAAGATCCTCCAGCTAGGGTGGCCTGCTGTTCTCCCTGCTTTAAAATGTAGCATTAGGTATGGGGCTTCACTTAAATGTGTGGCTTCACTACCTTTATGCCACAGAGCGCACAAAATCTTGGAGCATGCAGGATTTCTCTCTGTCTTCCCGAGGGAACCTGTCAGCTCCTAGAGAATCCTGGTGCCTGAAAATAGAGGTAACAGACAGCCCTGTGATCCTCTCCCCTAGCTAAGGAGATAATAGAGCAGATAAGTGAAGCTGCGGCCAGAGGAGGTTGTGTGGGGACGAGAGAATGGGACTCCCCTTGCAACCTCAAATCATTTGGACAAGTATCTCCCAAGCATATCAACTTGTGGTGTTTTTGCAAATCTGACCTCTGAATCTTTTCAGTCTGTCCATCTCTAGCAGTGATGCAGTATTACTAATGACATCACCATCTCCTTTTTCTCAGCCTCAGCTGCTGAGAGGGAAGGGATTTCTGGTATTAAGGAGTTGCCTTCCCTTACTGCCCTGGGTTCTGGATCATTAGGAGCAAGTATTTCTGTAAGACATCTAGTGCTATGAGAGCAGGTTTACATTATTAAATGAATGTGAGAACTCAGTGCAGTGCCCCTTCCGCATAGACTTTCCTCCCTGTTTGGTGGAAAGCAGAGTTCAGCATTCATAGCATCTATTCTTCAGGTGTATTTTCAGAAACTACCCTTTTCCTCAGATCTTTGTCTGACATTTGTCGGCTGAGAACAGGTAGAGCATGCATGCCAAGGAACTCAGAGGACTTTTCTTTATCATAGATTTTCATGCGTTATGGCCGCCAGCGATGGAAATTGAAAGGCAaaattgaagtgaatggcaagcAAAGCTGGGATGGAGAAGAAATGGTTTTCCTCCCTCTTATTGTTGGGCTGATCTCCATTAAGGTAAACACACCAATTTGTACTGTCTAGCCACCTGCTGCTAAAAGCTGCCCATAAAGCTGAAATAGAATATGAGGCCCTGTTCCGAATACTGCTGCTCTTTACCCTTGCAGGTCACAGAAGTTAAAGGACTTGCTACTCACATTCTAGTGGGAAGTGTTACCTGTGAGACAAAGGACTTGTTTGCAGCTCGGCCTCAGGTGGTTGCTGTTgacattaatgaccttggcactaTAAAGCTGAACCTTGAAATTACCTGGTAGTAAGTAGAACTGCTTTACTGCGTCAGCAGCTTTTCAAAACCAAGTAGAATCTCATATCCTCTTGTTTCCCTGATGAAGAGCATTGGTAGACAGTGATGTCTTCCACTTTaccgcagacttcctgtgtgacttggggTTAGTCAtgaaaggtacatctacacttaaggcagcatgtagagtacagacactgctcGCCCAGCTAACGCAggtgtaaatagcagtgtagactgtAAGGTACAGCTTAGTCAAGTAGAATAATGCAGATTGCCCTACATGCCTGTACCCTAGGGAGGGTACCCTACACGGCTCTCTACTAGGGTTgccaaacctccaggaatacgtccaaccaaaattggcaacactACTCTCTACAGGCCCTGGCAGTGCCtctcatgtctacactgctgtttttagcagagTAGTGTCCTGTTGCCtcccgctgccagagccttttcctgtCATTcatagctacacaccacagtgacgagtgtggacacagcctgtctcactgcagtgtgtagctgcaCATGTTCTACCTATTGTTGCAAGTCTTTACAAGGTCTTAGTGTGCTTGTTCAGTTCTCTACCTGTATGAAGGGTAGAATAGCCCTTCTTCACTTCACAGAGGTGTTatggggataaatacattaaagattggggCACTCAAATGCTACGTGATGAGGGGCATATAGGTACCATACAGATGTTGCCTAATCAAACTCAAACATCTGAGGGCAAAATTGGGCCCTTCTGATATGCATGAAAATCTTAGTTACGCTGGTGCAAATTTTAGTGGAGATTTACACTAGCATAATaaccaagaacagaatttggcccagagcaTTAAAAACTAGCCTTCACGTGCTTGACACATTGCTTCACGGTAGTGGGAAATCCCTTGACATGCTCACCCCACAGCAATAATAAGCTTGTGATGATAGAGCAAGGGTTCAAAGCGAGATTTTATGGCATTTTAATGACTTATCTACCCGTCATCTCTAAACAAACACTGAAGTATTTACTATTTCCATTTGTGTATGTTCTATCTTATAATGCAATAAAGCATGAAACCGATCATGACAACTGCTGTATTCCATCGTGATGTAACAGCTCTATTGACAGTAGAGCGTCTTACTCCTAATTATTTTTTATACCTGTCATCTCAAATGCAAGAAAATTCTTCATGCTGTAGGAGTCACATCATATTAGCATACATAAAATTATTCCTGGCAGCGGACTGCTTTTTATCCTAAATGAGAATCACACTTCTGAGCTGTCTAATGAACAAGATTTTCTCTTTAATGGTTCACTTAAAATCTGAATTCTCCTTTTTAGGTATGCTGCTAAAATCCATTACTTTTCTTTTGTGTCACGTGCAGATTCTAATGAactaaatgaataataataaaataaggaaACAATGTCCCTGTAATTGTGATGCAGTCTCATTCTGCCTAGGGTGAGATTtagttaattatttatttattgcagccCATTTGACGTTGAGGACTTGACCCCATCCACAGGCAATGTGAACAAAGCATCTGCTCTTCAAAGAAGAATGTCCACGTATAGCCAAGGGACTCCAGAAACCCCCACCTTCAAGGATCACTTATTCTTTGTGAGTTAAGTTTGGCCCCACATAATTATGTAAAGAGACCCTCACTGCCTCATCAAAATAGTAAATGCTTAAttgctttaaaatgcatttttcccaGCTTCATCATTATGCCATATTAAACTCTTTATGTTCAGCACACATAATGCTAAAGCAACACGCTTCCAGCTGTTCAGCCTAGAAGGAAAGCGTGTTTAGGTTCCTGTAACCCTAAAATATAATATGGTCAGTTATTGGATGCCCATACTTCTGCTTGTGTGCTTGTAAGATTTGGGGAGACTTTATAAAATGTATGTCTATTGGGCGATAGCAGTTTAAAACAATTAGATTAAACAACAAACTAGGATTATTCTAAcgcagggtgaaattcacccttatgCAAAGGACCTGCACAAAGCCAAGGtgccacttaagtcccacttaaaccATATTTTGATGGgttaagtaggatttaagtagtgcATTGGCCTTGCACTGaaatgaatttcacccacaattAATATCTTTAAAGCTGGCCATTTAAGTGCTATAACTATGATGCGTTCAACTAACTCCCCCTTTTGCTTTAACTGCTGAAGAAATGGCTACATCCTCTGCAAGACAGGCCGCAGTTGTCAGTTTTAGATACTCTGCAAGACACTTTCTTTGACAGGCTGCAGCGCAGTCGCTCTTTCAGTGACCTGCCATCTCTCAGGCTGAGGCCTAAAGCAGGGCTAGAGCAATATGTGAGTTTTGCTGGTGGGAGGGGGGCgtgtttgtgtgggtgtgtgtaatGAATGATTGTTTCAGTGCTCATGTTTCATTTCTGTGCATGCTCTGTTTGATGCTTAACATCACAGATCCTCTAGTTTGCTGACAGGTTGCAAGGGAGAGACTATGAGTATAAAGCCCAATGCTGCTCTCAGGAAAgccaatagcaaaattcccattgacttcaataggatcaggATCACAGCCCCTATcgagggatggggcagagattcAGCTACAAATGATAGTCAAACAACCCGTCTTTAGGGATGCAAAGTTAGATTGGTCGATATTGGTctatatttttcttgtaatccGACTTCCAGCATTGATAGAAAGTTTGAAAAGGTATGCACgtggaaaaaagcaaaaaaaacaaaaaaaaaaaacaaaaaaaaaacagaacttcaaATATATTTAGACTTAGAATGAAAGATATAAAGAGCTCTGGGCAAAAGTTCAGTAGAATTTTGGATGCTTTAATCTTATAAACTAAGCCAGTGTATAAATGCTTACAGCTTTCTTCAGCAAATTGTCAGCAAAATATTTGTCACTTTTCATCTGTTTTGTGTTCATATGTGAGTTGTGAGCGAGTTTGCTGTGCAATTCAAAAAATTCTAGGGTAAGGACTATGTTAAACGACAGGCATTATACTGTAGGCTTTCAATGTCATTCTGAAGAGATTCTGATACCTCCCattttgctctgtttttttttattatcccTTTAATGTTCTACATTTCATTTCTCACTATCTACTTTAAAGATTGGTTAAAATAACAGAAGAATTTGTTCTAAAACTTCAGAATGGCTCAAACCTGTTTATAGTGAAGaagatagagattttttttttaaaataccacattATTCATACTAAAGGAGAGTTAAATATAAGATATTCAGACATTTTGCTCCTTTTTACTGATGCCTTGTCTAACCAAAGGttatttttcacttaaaaaaaaaaaatgcattctggTGAAATTCCCCAGTCAGATCTGTGTGGCAAGTTTTGGCTCCTAAATTTTGCTTTCCCTACAATGTATAAAACTCCCATAGAGCTCAGTGAGAGATGTGCACATGTGTAAAATGTGGAGAGCAgagatccactgcacagacctaAATGCAGAAAATTCTGTCCATTTATACACACTACTACCTTCTACCTGTCAGTTTGTCAGAGAACTGGTGGAAACAGCATCATGCGAGTTCTTCTGTTATCTTTGatcttctagatcagtggtctctaACCTTTTTtcgcacaagatcactttttgaatttaaaatcaacccaggatctaccccgccccttccccgaggccccgccccgctcactccattcccccctcgctccgtcactcgctctcccctagcctcactcactttcaccagtttggggcaggaggttggggtgtgggagggggtgcaggctctgggctgagcggTTTGGAGtgtggagggggctctgggctgagcctgaggcaagaggttggggtgcagaagtgaggggtgcaagctctgggagggagtttgggtgcaggggtcaTATCGTCACACTGTACCTAATCTCATAGAATCCACTGGACATTTCttgaattttactttttattagtgtcatttgTGGTTTTATAGATCCAAAATCCTTCAGGGATTGTCACAAATCAATGCAACATTCTCAACTGTGGGGTGTGCATTGGctgagccctggggcaggggtttggggtgcaagctctgggagtttgggtgcagaagggggctccatgctggggcagagtgttggggtacaggagacgacgaggggtgcaggctctgggagggagtttggttcaggagggtgctctgggctgggacaggggattggagtgcaggagggggtgaggggtctggagGGAGTatagtgcaggagggggctccgggctggggcagggggttggggaacaggagggggtgcgaggtgcaggcttaccacaggcggctcctgGCCAGCTGTGCAGCGAGGCTCAGGCAGactgcctgcctgctgtggccccatgccactcctggaagtggctggctgctggcacatgTCTGTGgccccttggggggagggaggcagcaggtctccgtgcactgcctgggcctgcaggtgctgcccctgccaatgggagctgcggggatgctgctgggggtgggggcagcgcacggagctgcctccccccacaggggCCTCAGGGACGTGCCAGCAgtcagccacttccgggagtggcgtggggccatggcagggCAGGCAGCCTGTCTGAGCCCCGCTGCTTcgccggacttttagcagcccagagACTGCTATCAATTGGCAGAGTCTCCAGGATTGACCAGTCGATCACGATTGACGTGGTGGTGACCACTGTTCTATGTGATCTATGTTCACCAGTTACTCTTAGTGTAACAAAGACattaatttttttgtcaaaagtATTTCACGAGTAAGATTGTGTCCCTGAAAATCATATAATATTAAACATTAACATGATCTAGTTAAACAGTTTTGTGATTCTGGGATATTTTTTATTgctttagaaatggaaaaaacgAAACAGGAAGTCTGAGCAATCATTAAACAAGTACAGACGTGCACAAAAGAACTGTAACAATATAACAATGAACAGAGCTTTTCTATGTGAAGTAGTAAACTGAATAATGCAAATTAAATTGCTGTCTGAGAATTAATCCAATTATACCTATTCAGATCTTACTGTTGTGTCACACTCAACAGTGGGCTCAGTTTACTTTGCCAACAGAAAAGATACTGAccaagtttcccagacctgatgtGGCAGGTAGCACTCCCACTGAAATGCGCAGGAGTTGTGCCAgcttatgccagggctgaatttgtgtgtgtgtctctctctctttttttacacACCTGTGTATCATGTGGAATGCATTCCTTGTGTGTTATTTTTACAAGTTTACATTATCTTTGCAGTCCAATTCGCCAGACGACATCTTTGAAAATGGGATGGCAGCCAATGAGAAAAGACCACTATCTTTCAGTTTTGGCGATATACCAAATGGAGATTGTGCTCCCCCACCCAGCACTGTAGATCCCTCCTCTGCCCTTAACCCTTCCAGTCCTGAAATTACTGTCACACCTCCAGAGCACAAATCCTCAAATAACCCAACGACGGACAGTTCCAGCACAAACTCGTCCCTGGACTCTACACCTGAGTCAAAAGACTTGAAGTCACAGCCAGCGCATACACCAGTACATGAGAACAAGAAAAGTTCCAGAGTAGCCTCTGAAGTTCACCAAAAGCCTCCAGGCCCTGGGAGTGATAACCTGTTTATAGATTCTAGTGTCCCCGTGTCACTTCTACAAGAGACCGATGAAGTGTCAGAGCTGAAACCGGTCGAACTGGACACCTATGAAGGCAACATCACCAAACAGCTGGTAAAAAGGCTCACCTCCACAGAGGCTCCAATGACACCTGAAAGGCTGCAGTGTGAGGGATCAATAAGTGGCGAATCAGAAGGATATAAGTCTTATTTAGATGGAAGCATAGAAGATGCCTTTCAGGGGCTTCTCCTAGCACTTGAGCCACATAAAGAACAGTATAAAGAATTTCATGACCTGGACCAACAGGTGATGCATCTGGACGATATTCTCAAAGTAAGTATATTTTCAGGAAGCATCAACGTAAAGAAAATCTGAGTATGATTGGCCCTATTAACTGTAAACAGCAAAGTACTATTTTTTCAGTCTGATATCAAGAGCTCACTGGGAAAATACCTAAAACCAACTGATTCGCTCCGACCTTCATTGACCAACCATCTCTCTAGAGTGACCCATTTTAAAGCTTTGTTGTTTGCAGTTTGGTTACTATTACCTTACGTTCTTgagcaatttgtattttaatttaattatatagAAATTGAAAAAGTAGCAGGATACCATAATCAACAAATAATTGAATACATTTCCCCTGCTGCAGAAATTACTTAGTGAAACTCTgacttgtgttatgcaggaggacagatcacagcagtcccttctATCCTTAAAAAtctacaggccagatcctcagctgctataattCAGCATGtcttcactgatgtcaatagagctctgccaatttataccagctgaagttcTGGCCCTATAACTGGATGAGTGGAATTGTTCAAAAATGTCTAGGTGGCTTAGGAGCACAAGGTCTACTGAAAGTCACTGGGACTTGTGCTCTTAAATCATGTAGGCTCTTTTGCAAGCCCACCCCTAAGTATCTATCTAAAtcctagaatcacagaagtgtaggactggaagggacctcaagaggtcttccagttcagtcccctgcactcaaggcaggactaagtaatgtTACAAATCCTGTAATTAGTCTAAGAATGAGACTGAAGCTAAAAGGGAAAAGTATTTTACATATGTTACAGTACATAATGTCTTAACCCTAGATTTGTTTCACAGCTCTTCACTAATCACTGTGATGCACATTTTTCCCCACAAGAAGATATTCATGATTCTTTATCATGAGGACAGAGTTAATTTGGAATAACTGCTTTCAAGTGCTTCATATTCATATGCCAGGTGGTCTGTTGGAATGATCTGAGTAGTGTAGAATTAGCCACATAATTGAAGAAGAGCATAActaaggaaaggagagagaggttgTCCTTTTGCGTTACCATTTTAACATCTGTGTTTCCATTGGCATTTACAGCTACATGATACTTTTCCAAGTTAAGTGCTTTTCTGACAGCCCGTTCCTCCTGCTCTGACTCCCTGAACTAGCTCCGAAGTGGATTTGTACATGAGAGACTACAAGTATCAGTCATTTTTGAActtcccagctgctctgctgcttgtgcaaATGAGGTCAGCTGTCAGAACAgtactggggcaggggaaaataCTCATTTTCTCTCTGTGAAGCATATCATACAAAGGAACAGAGGGGGGATGCATGTGCAGGTGGGATACTTGGACTCTTGAAACCTCTGCTTCTTTGAGATCGCCATTCAACCTGTTAATTTGCTTGAGGATTGAGACTGTGGGTCACTAACCGAGTTGCTGGACTTCACATTCAAAAGGTCAAGACAGAAGCTTGTTCTAGCTGAAGAAAGCTTCTCTTGACTATGTCAGCAGGAAGAGAAAATTGACAGTGCGGTTGCTACAGTTTTATTTTGTACAGGACAGGAAGCTGCATTACTAGCCCACCAAACATGTAAACTGAATGAAAGGCTGGATAACACatacctatctcacaggggtgttgtgaggattgtTTAATTAATGCTTATACACAGCCTTTAAAAGTGTAAGATACTGTAGATGCTAAAGTATTAATATTATGTACAGATGGCATAGATGCAAAACTGCATATCACCCCAAGCTGTGGGAAAGTGTGGTTCTGGAATCAGATCTGAACTTCTCAGGTAGCTCATCTCTCACTAATGGGCTAAACCAGAACTCTGAATCTTAACACCAACTTTTGGGAAGGTTCTGTTCTGGAACCATACTTTGTGGCTTCGGGCTGTCTCTGATGATGAGTATAGTTAAAACTGTAGAAATTGCTGTGCA
The window above is part of the Chelonia mydas isolate rCheMyd1 chromosome 2, rCheMyd1.pri.v2, whole genome shotgun sequence genome. Proteins encoded here:
- the RIPOR2 gene encoding rho family-interacting cell polarization regulator 2 isoform X6, with amino-acid sequence MQHLEEDLTILGEADDIFCEGISSRLPEIMSVGSQSFSPGGPNGIIRSQSFAGFSGLQERRSRCNSFVENSSALKKPQAKVKKTHNLGHKNSTASKEPQPKRMEEVYRALKNGLDEYLEVHQTELDKLTTQLKDMKRNSRLGVLYDLDKQIKAIERYMRRLEFHISMVDELYEAYCIQRRLCDGACKMKQAFAMSPASKGARESLSEINRSYKEYTENMCTIEGELENLLGEFCIKMKGLAGFARLCPGDQYEIFMRYGRQRWKLKGKIEVNGKQSWDGEEMVFLPLIVGLISIKVTEVKGLATHILVGSVTCETKDLFAARPQVVAVDINDLGTIKLNLEITWYPFDVEDLTPSTGNVNKASALQRRMSTYSQGTPETPTFKDHLFFSNSPDDIFENGMAANEKRPLSFSFGDIPNGDCAPPPSTVDPSSALNPSSPEITVTPPEHKSSNNPTTDSSSTNSSLDSTPESKDLKSQPAHTPVHENKKSSRVASEVHQKPPGPGSDNLFIDSSVPVSLLQETDEVSELKPVELDTYEGNITKQLVKRLTSTEAPMTPERLQCEGSISGESEGYKSYLDGSIEDAFQGLLLALEPHKEQYKEFHDLDQQVMHLDDILKLHDTFPS
- the RIPOR2 gene encoding rho family-interacting cell polarization regulator 2 isoform X5; protein product: MQHLEEDLTILGEADDIFCEVAQRNLCALFPGMKEVGFISCCSQSTTATGISSRLPEIMSVGSQSFSPGGPNGIIRSQSFAGFSGLQERRSRCNSFVENSSALKKPQAKVKKTHNLGHKNSTASKEPQPKRMEEVYRALKNGLDEYLEVHQTELDKLTTQLKDMKRNSRLGVLYDLDKQIKAIERYMRRLEFHISMVDELYEAYCIQRRLCDGACKMKQAFAMSPASKGARESLSEINRSYKEYTENMCTIEGELENLLGEFCIKMKGLAGFARLCPGDQYEIFMRYGRQRWKLKGKIEVNGKQSWDGEEMVFLPLIVGLISIKVTEVKGLATHILVGSVTCETKDLFAARPQVVAVDINDLGTIKLNLEITWYPFDVEDLTPSTGNVNKASALQRRMSTYSQGTPETPTFKDHLFFSNSPDDIFENGMAANEKRPLSFSFGDIPNGDCAPPPSTVDPSSALNPSSPEITVTPPEHKSSNNPTTDSSSTNSSLDSTPESKDLKSQPAHTPVHENKKSSRVASEVHQKPPGPGSDNLFIDSSVPVSLLQETDEVSELKPVELDTYEGNITKQLVKRLTSTEAPMTPERLQCEGSISGESEGYKSYLDGSIEDAFQGLLLALEPHKEQYKEFHDLDQQVMHLDDILKLHDTFPS